From a single Intestinibaculum porci genomic region:
- a CDS encoding phosphate-starvation-inducible PsiE family protein → MKKCNSIDKVLIRLTFYMEFFISTILAVTVFIAAIYLILDIPHLINNKLLTSGVHEILSYCFNLIILVEFIRMLVKHSMENVIEVLIFAIARGLIVDHANTVSLAISILALAVLFAVRKYLLLPDDFISDEEKYEHQQ, encoded by the coding sequence ATGAAAAAATGCAATAGTATTGATAAAGTCCTGATTCGTTTAACGTTTTATATGGAATTCTTTATTTCCACAATCTTAGCGGTGACGGTCTTTATTGCGGCGATCTATCTGATTCTCGATATTCCGCATCTTATTAATAACAAGCTGCTTACTTCCGGGGTCCATGAGATTCTTTCTTACTGTTTCAATCTGATTATCTTAGTTGAATTTATTCGTATGCTTGTAAAGCATTCGATGGAGAATGTCATTGAAGTGCTGATTTTCGCCATTGCCCGTGGCTTGATCGTGGATCATGCCAATACGGTCTCGTTAGCAATCAGTATCTTAGCTTTGGCTGTTCTCTTTGCCGTACGTAAGTATCTGCTTTTACCAGATGATTTCATCTCTGATGAAGAAAAATATGAACATCAACAATAA
- a CDS encoding patatin-like phospholipase family protein: protein MKTGLVLEGGAMRGLFTCGVMDVLLENHIPFDGAIGVSAGACFGVNYKSKQIGRAVRYNLEYIDDDRYGSWSSLLHTGNMFDAQFSYHDMTHFLDPLDFATFQKNPMAFYCVATDIDTGKPVYHQLHDALYDDLEWVRAGSSMPLVSKPVVIEGKRLLDGGIADAIPLHYFESLGYDRNVLILTQPRDYVKERSKLMPLIARAYKNEIPLVEDMESRHHRYNRLTQEIYAREEAGELLVIAPEKPLHIPANTKARRELIRVYEEGRVAANKQLDAVRAFLKEKS, encoded by the coding sequence ATGAAAACAGGCTTAGTCTTAGAAGGCGGCGCCATGCGTGGCCTCTTCACATGCGGGGTCATGGATGTGCTTTTAGAAAACCATATTCCCTTTGATGGCGCCATCGGCGTCTCTGCCGGAGCATGTTTTGGCGTCAACTATAAATCCAAACAAATCGGCCGGGCGGTGCGCTATAATCTCGAATATATCGATGATGATCGTTATGGCTCCTGGTCTTCCCTTCTTCATACCGGCAATATGTTTGATGCCCAGTTTTCTTACCATGATATGACCCACTTTCTTGATCCGCTTGATTTTGCGACGTTTCAAAAGAATCCGATGGCTTTTTACTGTGTCGCAACTGACATTGATACCGGCAAACCGGTTTATCATCAGCTGCATGATGCCTTGTATGATGATCTGGAATGGGTCCGGGCGGGCTCTTCGATGCCATTAGTCTCAAAACCCGTTGTCATTGAAGGGAAACGGCTGCTTGATGGCGGGATCGCTGATGCCATTCCCCTGCATTACTTTGAAAGCTTAGGCTATGATCGTAATGTCCTCATTTTAACGCAGCCGCGAGATTATGTGAAAGAGCGCAGTAAGCTGATGCCTTTGATTGCCCGCGCTTATAAAAACGAGATCCCTCTCGTTGAAGATATGGAATCTCGTCATCATCGTTATAACCGTCTTACTCAGGAAATCTATGCGCGGGAAGAGGCTGGTGAACTGCTGGTCATTGCGCCAGAAAAACCGCTTCATATTCCTGCCAATACCAAAGCGCGCCGGGAACTCATTCGTGTTTATGAAGAGGGGCGCGTGGCGGCGAATAAACAGTTAGACGCGGTGCGTGCTTTTCTTAAAGAAAAGTCTTAA
- a CDS encoding extracellular solute-binding protein, protein MKKEKRYFGTVLMTLILIFFYLPILFMIVFSFNSSKSLTHFTGFSLRWYQAMIKNHSMMNSLYVTVIIAFLATAISTIVGTVTAIGLSQSGRRIRRFISIMDDFPLMNPDIVTAIGLMLLFITFNVPKGFVTLLLAHIAFCIPYVILSVMPRVRALDPNLADAAMDLGATPSYAITRVIVPEIMPGIIAGALIAFTMSFDDFIISYFVTGRGVKNLSIMVYTMSKRVNPSVNAISTVVVILITIILTIVNIAPMMAKKARENAPEGEMKQRKVWPKVTIAVAACALLVASVYGLRSNGNQPYSGQTLHIYMPGEYIDEDLVSNFEDKTGASVVIDNFDSNEQMYIKVANKEAYDILIPSDYMIQRLIGEHLLKKIDQKQVSKNLASLNKDILNIAYDPGNKYSVPYFWGSVGISYDKRKVSKADLDRYGWSIFLQKKYKGDIYMYDSERDSFMMALKALGYSMNTSNTKQLKAAYNWLAKVVKTMKPEIVTDEIIDNMAQARKALGLVYSGDAASVTTQNKNVRFYMPKEGTNIWVDAMVLPKTCSHEKLAYAFMNYINSYKVAKANSKYIGYTSPVVKVEQTLAKTTFKGVEAYTPRSSYAKDEVFGYNDKSRKVIADLWSRVKVVASNAN, encoded by the coding sequence ATGAAAAAAGAAAAACGCTATTTTGGCACCGTCCTCATGACGCTGATTCTCATTTTCTTTTATCTGCCGATCCTCTTTATGATCGTTTTCTCATTTAATAGTTCCAAGTCATTAACCCATTTTACTGGCTTTTCCTTACGCTGGTATCAGGCGATGATCAAGAACCATTCGATGATGAACTCCCTTTATGTGACTGTTATTATCGCCTTTTTAGCGACCGCGATCTCAACCATCGTCGGCACGGTTACAGCGATTGGCTTATCACAGTCAGGAAGACGCATTCGCCGTTTCATTAGTATTATGGATGATTTCCCATTAATGAACCCGGATATCGTCACGGCGATTGGTCTCATGTTACTGTTTATTACGTTCAATGTGCCCAAAGGTTTTGTGACCTTATTATTAGCGCATATTGCCTTTTGTATCCCTTATGTTATTTTAAGTGTGATGCCGCGGGTGCGCGCCCTGGATCCTAACTTAGCGGATGCGGCGATGGACTTAGGAGCAACGCCATCTTATGCCATTACTCGCGTCATCGTGCCAGAAATTATGCCAGGCATTATCGCTGGCGCTCTCATTGCTTTTACGATGTCGTTTGATGACTTTATTATTTCTTACTTCGTTACTGGCCGTGGAGTGAAAAACCTATCAATCATGGTTTATACGATGAGTAAGCGTGTCAATCCAAGCGTCAATGCCATTTCAACGGTTGTCGTTATTCTTATTACGATTATTTTAACGATTGTCAACATCGCCCCAATGATGGCGAAAAAAGCGCGTGAAAATGCGCCAGAAGGGGAAATGAAACAGCGCAAAGTCTGGCCAAAGGTAACGATCGCTGTGGCCGCCTGTGCGCTTCTTGTCGCCAGCGTTTATGGCTTAAGAAGCAATGGCAATCAGCCTTATTCCGGACAGACCTTACATATTTATATGCCGGGGGAATATATTGATGAAGACTTAGTCTCAAACTTTGAAGATAAAACCGGTGCTTCGGTGGTTATTGATAACTTTGATTCAAACGAGCAGATGTATATCAAAGTCGCTAATAAAGAAGCCTATGATATTCTCATTCCAAGTGATTATATGATTCAGCGATTAATTGGGGAACATCTGTTAAAGAAGATTGATCAGAAACAGGTTTCTAAAAACTTAGCCTCGCTCAATAAAGATATTCTGAATATTGCTTATGATCCGGGCAATAAATATTCTGTTCCTTACTTCTGGGGCAGTGTGGGAATCTCGTATGACAAACGCAAAGTGTCAAAGGCGGATTTAGATCGCTATGGCTGGAGTATCTTCTTACAAAAGAAATACAAAGGCGATATTTACATGTATGATAGTGAACGTGATTCCTTTATGATGGCTTTAAAAGCCTTAGGCTATTCAATGAATACCAGCAACACCAAACAATTAAAGGCTGCTTATAACTGGTTAGCGAAAGTCGTCAAAACGATGAAACCTGAAATCGTCACGGATGAAATTATCGATAACATGGCGCAAGCGCGTAAAGCGTTAGGTTTAGTCTATTCGGGCGATGCGGCATCGGTGACCACGCAAAATAAAAATGTCCGTTTCTATATGCCAAAAGAAGGAACAAATATCTGGGTGGATGCGATGGTTTTACCAAAAACCTGCAGTCATGAAAAACTCGCTTATGCATTCATGAACTATATCAATAGTTATAAAGTGGCGAAAGCCAACTCCAAGTATATTGGTTACACCTCGCCAGTCGTTAAGGTTGAACAGACACTTGCGAAAACGACGTTTAAAGGCGTTGAAGCCTATACGCCCCGCTCAAGCTATGCAAAAGATGAAGTCTTTGGCTACAATGATAAATCACGTAAAGTGATTGCCGACTTATGGTCACGGGTCAAAGTGGTCGCTTCCAATGCGAACTAG
- a CDS encoding tRNA-dihydrouridine synthase family protein, with translation MKFYLAPMEGITTYTYRNTVHKYFDHIDKYYTPFIVATQNLRLKNNEKRDICFDHNQGLYVVPQILANNADALIWAIAECQRLGYHEVNLNLGCPSPTVVTKRRGSGMLGDLNALDEMLDRTFKMMPQGMSLSIKTRLGIEDTSHTRELMHLYNKYPLSELIIHPRCTKDYYKKPVHLDDFALALQESNHEIVYNGNILDVYSYKQFHAQFPQVKAVMMGRGLIADPDLVHQIQTGEVIDKEVLLAFLMELFDLYKVRIDGVRNTLMKMKELWFYLQSLFIFEKKDLKKILKARTEEDYKAAVTYFISVSEIDPREKRDIHFR, from the coding sequence ATGAAATTTTACTTAGCACCGATGGAAGGTATTACGACCTATACGTATCGTAATACGGTTCATAAATACTTTGATCATATTGATAAATACTATACGCCGTTTATTGTAGCAACCCAAAACTTACGGCTTAAAAATAATGAAAAACGCGACATTTGCTTTGATCATAATCAAGGCCTCTATGTCGTACCGCAGATTTTAGCCAATAATGCGGATGCGCTGATATGGGCGATTGCTGAATGCCAGCGCTTAGGCTATCATGAAGTGAATCTGAATTTAGGCTGTCCTTCGCCAACCGTAGTTACCAAAAGACGCGGTTCAGGGATGTTAGGGGATCTCAATGCCTTAGATGAAATGCTTGATCGTACGTTTAAAATGATGCCACAAGGGATGTCGCTTTCCATTAAAACGCGCTTAGGCATTGAAGATACCTCACATACCAGAGAACTCATGCATCTCTACAATAAATATCCTCTTAGTGAGCTGATTATTCATCCTCGCTGCACAAAGGACTATTATAAAAAGCCTGTGCATCTTGATGACTTTGCTTTAGCGCTGCAGGAATCCAATCATGAGATTGTCTATAACGGCAATATCTTAGATGTCTATTCATATAAACAGTTTCATGCGCAGTTCCCTCAGGTCAAAGCGGTGATGATGGGACGCGGTTTAATCGCGGATCCGGATTTAGTGCATCAGATCCAAACCGGTGAAGTGATTGATAAAGAGGTGCTCTTAGCTTTTCTGATGGAACTTTTTGATTTGTATAAGGTACGCATCGATGGCGTGCGTAATACCTTAATGAAGATGAAAGAACTGTGGTTTTATTTACAGTCATTATTTATCTTTGAAAAGAAAGACCTTAAAAAGATTCTCAAAGCCCGCACGGAGGAAGATTATAAAGCAGCCGTCACTTATTTTATTTCCGTAAGTGAGATCGATCCGCGAGAAAAAAGAGATATTCATTTTCGTTAG
- a CDS encoding alpha/beta hydrolase — translation MANLVETIRKRFGDIDTKRDEGLTSPRDITRLDDIRYGEDPMQVLDLYLPQNITPPDPVIVHVHGGGWVYGDKDRYQHYCMSLARRGFAVVNFSYRLAPEHTYPASLEDTALVMDYLYKNAAMLHLDLHHVFMAGDSAGAHLLCDYLNARTNPAHNQFAFIHQDIKIKAISLNCGAYMFADDQSKQLITCMLGDHDIQEVEILSYVNSDYPPVHLVTCQDDFLRNDAKALLNVLIDKHIPTTFHYYTSKERDVLHCFFLNIKDPLGWRANEDLCNYFKTFL, via the coding sequence ATGGCAAATTTAGTGGAAACGATTCGTAAACGTTTTGGAGATATTGATACTAAAAGAGATGAAGGACTGACATCCCCGCGTGATATTACGCGCTTAGATGATATTCGTTATGGGGAAGATCCTATGCAGGTCTTAGATCTTTATTTACCGCAAAACATCACCCCACCTGATCCGGTTATTGTGCATGTCCATGGCGGGGGCTGGGTATATGGTGATAAAGACCGTTACCAGCATTACTGCATGTCCTTAGCGCGGCGCGGCTTTGCCGTTGTGAATTTTTCTTATCGCTTAGCGCCCGAACATACCTATCCGGCCAGTTTAGAAGATACGGCTTTAGTCATGGACTATCTTTATAAAAATGCGGCGATGCTGCACTTGGATTTACATCATGTTTTCATGGCCGGTGATTCAGCTGGCGCCCATTTGCTTTGCGATTATCTCAATGCCCGCACCAATCCGGCACATAATCAGTTTGCCTTTATTCATCAGGATATTAAGATCAAAGCAATATCCCTGAACTGCGGCGCTTATATGTTTGCGGATGACCAAAGCAAGCAGCTAATCACTTGCATGTTAGGGGATCATGACATTCAAGAAGTGGAAATTTTGTCTTATGTCAATAGCGATTATCCGCCCGTGCATTTAGTTACCTGTCAAGATGACTTTTTAAGAAATGATGCTAAGGCGCTCTTAAATGTTTTGATCGACAAGCATATTCCTACAACGTTTCATTACTATACGAGCAAGGAAAGAGATGTTTTACACTGTTTCTTCCTAAATATAAAAGATCCTCTCGGCTGGCGAGCCAATGAGGATCTCTGCAACTATTTTAAGACTTTTCTTTAA
- a CDS encoding histidine phosphatase family protein, producing MKDIYFTRHGQTFWNVENKICGATDIDLTPQGYAQARELGEKIKAKQLPIDLILYSPLSRAKHTALEIAKITGIPAIEEPRLKEQNFGRFESMPRHSEDFDEAKSHFVYSFDGGETMLQLAQRIYNVLDDCKKRNETVLLVAHNGISRMVRSYFYNMSNEDFASYGIKNCEILKFTYPDEK from the coding sequence ATGAAAGATATTTATTTTACTAGACATGGACAGACCTTTTGGAATGTCGAGAACAAAATCTGTGGAGCAACTGATATTGATTTAACGCCGCAAGGCTACGCGCAGGCGAGAGAATTAGGAGAGAAAATCAAAGCGAAACAACTACCTATTGATCTGATTCTCTATTCGCCTTTATCAAGAGCCAAACATACGGCTTTAGAAATTGCGAAAATCACCGGTATTCCGGCGATTGAAGAGCCGCGCCTTAAAGAACAGAACTTTGGCCGCTTTGAATCAATGCCGCGCCATAGTGAAGATTTTGATGAAGCCAAAAGCCATTTCGTTTATTCTTTTGACGGCGGGGAGACGATGCTGCAACTAGCGCAGCGCATTTATAATGTCTTAGATGACTGTAAAAAGCGTAATGAGACAGTTTTACTTGTTGCACATAATGGCATTTCGCGTATGGTGCGCTCTTATTTTTATAATATGAGCAACGAAGATTTTGCCTCTTATGGCATAAAAAACTGTGAAATTTTAAAATTTACATATCCGGATGAAAAATAA
- the tnpA gene encoding IS200/IS605 family transposase gives MNRYRRTATTVSFINYHFVFCSRYRRIFLIPKLEERFKQITRDVCAENGIDILAMECHIDHVHLFLSALPQISIPEIMNLIKGRTSYIIRNEFPQVRFMPSLWTRSYFVSTAGNVSAETIRWYVETQKTRSQKGDEYHAYSKT, from the coding sequence ATGAACAGATACAGAAGAACAGCCACAACCGTGTCGTTTATCAACTACCATTTTGTTTTCTGCTCTCGCTACAGAAGAATATTTCTGATTCCGAAGCTTGAGGAGCGTTTTAAACAGATCACACGCGATGTATGTGCCGAAAACGGTATCGATATTCTGGCTATGGAATGCCATATTGATCATGTGCATCTGTTTCTAAGTGCTCTGCCACAGATAAGCATTCCCGAAATAATGAATCTTATCAAAGGGCGCACTTCATACATCATAAGAAATGAATTTCCTCAAGTACGATTTATGCCATCGCTGTGGACAAGATCCTATTTTGTCAGCACGGCAGGTAATGTCAGTGCAGAAACAATCAGATGGTATGTTGAAACCCAGAAAACCAGGTCACAGAAAGGAGATGAATACCATGCATACAGTAAGACTTAA
- a CDS encoding ABC transporter permease produces MKKFKQLVIPYVVWAVLMLLLPMLLIALYSVMKQGNAILPFKMTFHNYARFFTDADFLLILGRSLWIAVKTTIICLLLGYPIAFFIARSGEKLARKLVLLITLPMWINMLVRTYAWIGLLSNDGIIVSFLHLLGFKNVNILYTETAVLIGMVYNFLPFMILQIQTSLSEMDHSLLEAAADLGANKRETFKRVTLPLSISGVVSGITLVFLPAVSSFFIPKLLGGGQYFLIGNVIENQFITVGEWNFGSAISMIMAVIMMISMYLVRLADRRAGKEEA; encoded by the coding sequence ATGAAAAAATTCAAACAGTTAGTCATTCCCTATGTGGTTTGGGCGGTTTTGATGTTATTGCTGCCGATGCTGCTGATTGCACTTTATTCGGTCATGAAGCAGGGCAATGCCATCTTACCTTTTAAAATGACGTTTCATAACTATGCTCGTTTCTTTACGGATGCGGATTTCTTACTGATCCTAGGACGTTCTTTATGGATTGCCGTTAAAACGACGATTATTTGTTTATTACTTGGTTATCCCATTGCTTTCTTTATCGCCCGTTCCGGCGAAAAGTTAGCGCGTAAACTCGTCTTACTGATTACCTTACCAATGTGGATCAATATGTTAGTTCGTACTTATGCCTGGATTGGTTTATTATCGAATGATGGCATTATCGTTTCATTCCTGCATTTGCTAGGCTTTAAAAATGTCAACATCCTCTATACCGAGACAGCCGTTCTGATTGGGATGGTGTACAACTTCTTACCGTTTATGATTTTACAGATTCAGACCTCGTTATCAGAAATGGATCATTCATTGCTTGAAGCGGCAGCTGATCTAGGGGCCAATAAACGAGAAACCTTTAAACGCGTAACTCTGCCATTATCAATTTCTGGGGTAGTATCGGGGATTACACTGGTGTTCCTGCCAGCTGTCAGCTCCTTCTTCATTCCGAAGTTATTAGGCGGCGGACAGTATTTCTTAATTGGGAATGTCATTGAAAACCAGTTTATTACCGTTGGTGAATGGAACTTTGGTTCCGCTATTTCCATGATTATGGCGGTCATTATGATGATCTCAATGTACTTAGTACGTCTCGCTGATCGTCGCGCTGGGAAGGAGGAAGCTTAA
- the iscB gene encoding RNA-guided endonuclease IscB, with protein MSVCVVAPDKKLLMPTSEYRARKLLKSGKAVIFKYKPFTIMLTRIVSENMQPIEYCCDTGYKHIGVSIKSEKHEYFDCQFDMLQDEKKRHDDRRKMRRARRNRLRYRKPRFDNRTASKKEGWLAPSLRNIRDQHIRIFERFLEVMPIVSATFEMGSFDVHAMHEFEATGTVLKGDDYQKGPRYGMNTLRKAVFYRDNYTCQVCGETADEGAILRVHHIGFETGDHTNRMSNLLTVCTKCHTSANHKPGGKLYDLKPRTKTFNGAAFMNAVRWQMFRTLKSTHPDLEWHMTYGAATQEARRVLHLEKSHANDSYAMGEFYPRRRTPFMHFQKLRRNNRILEKFFDAKYVDARDGKTKKGAELSCGRTARSESRHSEKNLRVFRERKVSKGRRVIRRSHYTLRPGDTVVIGGEKHRAKGVHNKGTYVVTDAKKSVPVKKVEKIIHAGGYMPVK; from the coding sequence ATGAGCGTATGCGTTGTAGCGCCGGATAAAAAGCTGCTGATGCCGACAAGCGAGTACCGTGCAAGAAAGCTGCTGAAAAGCGGCAAGGCTGTTATCTTTAAGTATAAGCCGTTCACGATCATGCTTACAAGAATCGTAAGCGAGAATATGCAGCCGATCGAGTACTGCTGCGATACGGGATACAAACATATTGGTGTATCCATCAAATCAGAAAAACACGAGTATTTTGACTGCCAATTTGACATGCTTCAGGATGAGAAGAAGCGGCACGATGACCGTCGGAAAATGCGCCGCGCAAGAAGAAACAGGCTTCGCTACAGAAAGCCCCGTTTTGATAATCGGACAGCTTCCAAAAAGGAAGGATGGTTGGCGCCGTCGCTGAGAAACATCCGTGATCAGCATATCCGTATTTTTGAGCGGTTCCTTGAGGTCATGCCGATAGTCTCAGCCACGTTTGAAATGGGCTCGTTTGACGTCCACGCCATGCATGAGTTTGAGGCAACAGGCACCGTGCTTAAAGGCGATGATTATCAGAAGGGGCCGCGATACGGCATGAACACGCTGAGAAAAGCCGTTTTCTATCGTGATAATTACACATGCCAGGTGTGCGGGGAAACCGCGGATGAAGGCGCTATTCTGAGAGTGCATCATATCGGCTTCGAAACAGGCGATCATACGAACCGCATGAGCAATCTGCTGACCGTCTGCACAAAATGCCATACTTCGGCAAACCACAAGCCGGGCGGAAAGCTGTACGACCTGAAGCCTAGGACGAAGACGTTTAACGGCGCAGCCTTCATGAACGCTGTCAGATGGCAGATGTTCAGAACGCTGAAAAGCACCCACCCTGATTTAGAATGGCACATGACATATGGCGCTGCTACGCAGGAGGCAAGAAGAGTCCTACACCTTGAAAAGTCGCATGCCAATGACTCCTACGCCATGGGAGAATTCTATCCAAGACGCAGGACGCCTTTTATGCATTTTCAGAAGCTGAGACGGAATAACCGCATCCTTGAAAAATTCTTTGATGCAAAATACGTTGATGCGCGAGACGGCAAGACAAAGAAAGGTGCAGAGCTGTCATGCGGACGCACAGCCAGAAGCGAGTCAAGACACTCCGAGAAGAACCTTCGCGTATTCAGAGAGCGGAAAGTTTCGAAAGGCAGACGCGTGATCAGAAGAAGCCACTATACACTGCGTCCTGGCGATACTGTTGTTATTGGCGGAGAGAAGCATAGGGCAAAGGGCGTTCATAACAAAGGCACATATGTTGTGACAGACGCGAAGAAGTCAGTGCCTGTTAAGAAAGTAGAGAAGATTATTCATGCAGGTGGGTATATGCCTGTTAAATAG
- a CDS encoding D-2-hydroxyacid dehydrogenase, which translates to MNIIICAEIDQKNVERIIASKPDWHFLYKPAKTLTQSEIDEADLIIGNPAHTLNLNTPRLKALLLNSAGNDRFLDDGVLNPDTLLTNASGSYGPTIAEHALGMLIAINKNFPFYFTNQLSGKWQPSYIGKELYQSTVAIVGYGDIGHAFAKRVKAFDTHIIAFKKHPGKTDAYTDELYTTDDLKAHIGKADYVFLSLPETKETIHLFDEEMFEAMKEGSVIINVGRGSAIETAALIKALESHHLYGAALDVVEPEPLPSSCPLYHMDNVIITPHASGGYHWESVQRYYTDLVIRNLDHFAKGEELENLVDRTLGYRAKVVIRGERS; encoded by the coding sequence ATGAATATTATTATTTGTGCAGAAATTGATCAAAAAAATGTGGAGCGGATTATCGCTTCTAAGCCCGACTGGCATTTCCTTTATAAACCTGCCAAGACGCTTACACAAAGTGAGATCGATGAGGCCGATCTCATCATTGGCAACCCCGCTCATACTCTCAATTTAAATACCCCTCGCTTAAAAGCCCTGCTTTTAAACAGTGCCGGCAATGACCGTTTTCTTGATGACGGTGTCTTAAATCCTGATACATTATTAACCAATGCCTCAGGCTCTTATGGTCCAACGATTGCCGAACATGCCTTAGGCATGCTGATTGCCATCAATAAGAATTTCCCTTTCTATTTTACCAATCAGCTTTCCGGTAAATGGCAGCCCTCTTATATTGGGAAAGAGCTTTATCAAAGCACTGTCGCAATCGTCGGCTATGGCGATATCGGCCATGCTTTTGCCAAGCGTGTCAAAGCTTTTGATACCCATATCATAGCTTTTAAAAAACATCCTGGAAAAACAGATGCCTACACTGATGAATTATATACGACAGATGATTTAAAAGCGCATATTGGTAAAGCGGATTATGTCTTCCTTTCCCTGCCGGAGACAAAGGAAACGATTCATTTATTTGATGAAGAAATGTTTGAGGCTATGAAAGAAGGATCCGTCATTATTAATGTGGGACGCGGCAGCGCGATTGAGACAGCGGCTTTAATCAAAGCCTTAGAAAGTCATCATCTTTATGGTGCCGCCCTAGATGTGGTTGAACCGGAACCATTACCAAGCAGCTGCCCGCTCTATCATATGGACAATGTGATCATCACCCCACATGCTTCCGGCGGTTATCACTGGGAGAGTGTGCAGCGCTATTACACGGATTTGGTCATCCGTAATCTCGATCATTTTGCGAAAGGCGAAGAATTAGAAAACTTAGTGGATCGTACATTAGGTTATCGCGCAAAAGTCGTGATCCGAGGTGAAAGATCATGA